A stretch of Pelecanus crispus isolate bPelCri1 chromosome 3, bPelCri1.pri, whole genome shotgun sequence DNA encodes these proteins:
- the ATL2 gene encoding atlastin-2 isoform X1 — protein sequence MREDVGKCSTANRNLSSSSQDPQLFRMGDCAVPQPRSGVRHATGKHYEEEEEEDALPDSDDEVDMDKPRPIQIVFAHEDDHNFELDEEALEKILLQEHIKDLNIVVVSVAGAFRKGKSFLLDFMLRYMYNRTSPCWIGGNMEPLTGFTWRGGCERETTGIQIWSEVFVIDKPNGTKVAVLLMDTQGAFDSQSTIKDCATVFALSTMTSSVQVYNLSQNIQEDDLQHLQLFTEYGRLAMEEIYQKPFQTLMFLIRDWSYPYEHAYGLEGGKKFLEKRLQVKQNQHEELQNVRKHIHSCFSNLGCFLLPHPGLKVATNPNFDGRLNDIDEDFKNELRNLVPLLLAPENLVEKEISGSKVTCRDLVEYFKAYIKIYQGEELPHPKSMLQATAEANNLAAVAGAKDLYSKGMEQVCGGDKPYIAPSDLERKHRDFRESAVRQFCSVKKMGGEEFCQRYQEQLEEEIDEIYANFVKHNDGKNIFYAARTPATLFAVMFAMYLTSGLTGFLGMNSIATLCNLVLGMALISFCTWAYVKYSGEFREVGTAIDQIAEAIWEQRNPRKVFSKLFEVLRRRTIRRALTSVPRQRLSSNNNKKKN from the exons GTAAGCATtatgaggaagaagaggaggaggatgcccTACCTGACTCAGATGACGAGGTGGATATGGATAAGCCGCGCCCCATACAGATTGTTTTTGCTCATGAAGATGACCATAACTTTGAATTAGATGAagaagctttggaaaaaatcttGCTTCAGGAACACATCAAAGATCTTAACATAGTAGTTGTGTCTGTAGCAGGAGCTTTCCgcaaaggaaaatcttttcTGCTGGACTTCATGCTTAGATACATGTATAACAGG ACTTCTCCTTGCTGGATAGGTGGAAACATGGAGCCATTGACTGGGTTTACATGGAGAGGTGGATGTGAACGGGAAACCACTGGCATTCAGATTTGGAGTGAAGTGTTTGTAATTGATAAACCCAATGGAACGAAG GTTGCTGTACTACTCATGGATACCCAAGGTGCCTTTGATAGCCAATCCACTATCAAAGACTGTGCAACGGTTTTTGCTCTGAGCACCATGACCAGTTCTGTCCAG GTATACAACTTGTCCCAGAATATTCAGGAAGATGACCTTCAACACTTGCAG TTGTTTACAGAATATGGAAGACTAGCTATGGAAGAAATTTACCAAAAGCCGTTTCAG ACCCTAATGTTCTTAATTAGAGATTGGAGTTATCCTTATGAACATGCATATGgtttggaaggaggaaaaaagttccTAGAGAAAAGATTGCAG gtaaagcaaaaccaacatgAAGAGCTACAGAATGTAAGGAAGCATATTCACTCCTGTTTCAGTAATCTTGGCTGTTTCCTGTTGCCCCACCCTGGTCTTAAAGTTGCAACAAATCCAAATTTTGATGGGAGGTTGAATG ATATAGATGAGGATTTTAAGAATGAACTACGGAATTTGGTACCACTACTGCTTGCCCCTGAAAACTTGGTAGAAAAAGAGATTAGTGGATCCAAGGTGACCTGTAGAGATCTTGTAGAATACTTCAAG GCTTATATTAAAATTTACCAAGGAGAGGAGCTACCTCATCCAAAATCTATGCtgcag GCAACAGCTGAGGCGAACAATCttgctgctgtggcaggagcAAAAGACTTGTACAGTAAAGGCATGGAGCAG GTTTGTGGGGGAGATAAGCCTTACATTGCCCCATCGGACCTTGAGCGGAAGCACCGGGATTTCAGAGAGTCAGCTGTCAGACAGTTCTGCTCGGTGAAGAAGATGGGAGGGGAGGAGTTCTGTCAGCGCTACCAGGAACAGCTCGAAGAGGAAATCGACGAGATCTATGCAAACTTTGTGAAGCACAATGATGGCAAAAACATCTTTTATGCTGCTCGTACACCAGCCACTCTATTTGCAGTCATGTTTGCCATGTATTTAACCTCAGGACTGACTGGGTTCCTTGGTATGAACTCCATAGCTACCCTGTGTAATCTTGTGCTGGGGATGGCTCTTATATCGTTTTGTACTTGGGCATACGTTAAGTACTCTGGGGAATTCAGAGAAGTTGGAACAGCCATTGATCAGATCGCTGAAGCTATTTGGGAACAG AGGAATCCCAGGAAG GTGTTTTCCAAACTCTTTGAAGTCCTTAGACGCCGAACAATTCGCCGTGCTCTTACATCAGTGCCACGACAGCGACTCTCATCCAAcaataacaagaagaaaaactag
- the ATL2 gene encoding atlastin-2 isoform X2 — protein MAERDAARRTGPARQQSDPTGKHYEEEEEEDALPDSDDEVDMDKPRPIQIVFAHEDDHNFELDEEALEKILLQEHIKDLNIVVVSVAGAFRKGKSFLLDFMLRYMYNRTSPCWIGGNMEPLTGFTWRGGCERETTGIQIWSEVFVIDKPNGTKVAVLLMDTQGAFDSQSTIKDCATVFALSTMTSSVQVYNLSQNIQEDDLQHLQLFTEYGRLAMEEIYQKPFQTLMFLIRDWSYPYEHAYGLEGGKKFLEKRLQVKQNQHEELQNVRKHIHSCFSNLGCFLLPHPGLKVATNPNFDGRLNDIDEDFKNELRNLVPLLLAPENLVEKEISGSKVTCRDLVEYFKAYIKIYQGEELPHPKSMLQATAEANNLAAVAGAKDLYSKGMEQVCGGDKPYIAPSDLERKHRDFRESAVRQFCSVKKMGGEEFCQRYQEQLEEEIDEIYANFVKHNDGKNIFYAARTPATLFAVMFAMYLTSGLTGFLGMNSIATLCNLVLGMALISFCTWAYVKYSGEFREVGTAIDQIAEAIWEQVLKPMSDNLMEDHMRQSVKNSIKAGLTEQVSHHARLKTD, from the exons ATGGCGGAAAGGGACGCGGCACGGCGCACGGGTCCGGCCCGCCAACAGTCTGACCCGACAG GTAAGCATtatgaggaagaagaggaggaggatgcccTACCTGACTCAGATGACGAGGTGGATATGGATAAGCCGCGCCCCATACAGATTGTTTTTGCTCATGAAGATGACCATAACTTTGAATTAGATGAagaagctttggaaaaaatcttGCTTCAGGAACACATCAAAGATCTTAACATAGTAGTTGTGTCTGTAGCAGGAGCTTTCCgcaaaggaaaatcttttcTGCTGGACTTCATGCTTAGATACATGTATAACAGG ACTTCTCCTTGCTGGATAGGTGGAAACATGGAGCCATTGACTGGGTTTACATGGAGAGGTGGATGTGAACGGGAAACCACTGGCATTCAGATTTGGAGTGAAGTGTTTGTAATTGATAAACCCAATGGAACGAAG GTTGCTGTACTACTCATGGATACCCAAGGTGCCTTTGATAGCCAATCCACTATCAAAGACTGTGCAACGGTTTTTGCTCTGAGCACCATGACCAGTTCTGTCCAG GTATACAACTTGTCCCAGAATATTCAGGAAGATGACCTTCAACACTTGCAG TTGTTTACAGAATATGGAAGACTAGCTATGGAAGAAATTTACCAAAAGCCGTTTCAG ACCCTAATGTTCTTAATTAGAGATTGGAGTTATCCTTATGAACATGCATATGgtttggaaggaggaaaaaagttccTAGAGAAAAGATTGCAG gtaaagcaaaaccaacatgAAGAGCTACAGAATGTAAGGAAGCATATTCACTCCTGTTTCAGTAATCTTGGCTGTTTCCTGTTGCCCCACCCTGGTCTTAAAGTTGCAACAAATCCAAATTTTGATGGGAGGTTGAATG ATATAGATGAGGATTTTAAGAATGAACTACGGAATTTGGTACCACTACTGCTTGCCCCTGAAAACTTGGTAGAAAAAGAGATTAGTGGATCCAAGGTGACCTGTAGAGATCTTGTAGAATACTTCAAG GCTTATATTAAAATTTACCAAGGAGAGGAGCTACCTCATCCAAAATCTATGCtgcag GCAACAGCTGAGGCGAACAATCttgctgctgtggcaggagcAAAAGACTTGTACAGTAAAGGCATGGAGCAG GTTTGTGGGGGAGATAAGCCTTACATTGCCCCATCGGACCTTGAGCGGAAGCACCGGGATTTCAGAGAGTCAGCTGTCAGACAGTTCTGCTCGGTGAAGAAGATGGGAGGGGAGGAGTTCTGTCAGCGCTACCAGGAACAGCTCGAAGAGGAAATCGACGAGATCTATGCAAACTTTGTGAAGCACAATGATGGCAAAAACATCTTTTATGCTGCTCGTACACCAGCCACTCTATTTGCAGTCATGTTTGCCATGTATTTAACCTCAGGACTGACTGGGTTCCTTGGTATGAACTCCATAGCTACCCTGTGTAATCTTGTGCTGGGGATGGCTCTTATATCGTTTTGTACTTGGGCATACGTTAAGTACTCTGGGGAATTCAGAGAAGTTGGAACAGCCATTGATCAGATCGCTGAAGCTATTTGGGAACAG GTGTTGAAGCCTATGAGTGATAATTTGATGGAGGATCATATGAGGCAGTCTGTAAAAAACTCTATCAAAGCAGGCCTGACCGAGCAGGTGTCTCACCATGCCAGACTAAAGACAGACTGA